Genomic DNA from Ilyobacter polytropus DSM 2926:
TTTTCACGTCTCACAGAATAATTCAAACTGACAGTCCCTTCTCTTATCAATTCTGTAGCCTGAGATCTCGATTTTTCAGTAATAGCTGCAACTATACTGTCTAAACGAAGGGAAGAGACCAGATATGTTATTTCTTCAAATTCCATTTCAGGTATATTTTTTTCCTCTGTCTCAGACACTTCTACCTTTATTTTACCTATAACTTTTAAATTGTTTTCTAAAAAATTAAATAAATCTCTGAAAATAACTCCGTAGCACACTCCTTCCTTGACTATCAGGTCGCCTAGCATCTCTCTCTTTATTCCTAGCCCCATTATAGCCGCCAGAAAGTGTCTGTGCTCCAACTCTTTAAATTTTGATCCTCCTCTTATTTCAAAATAAGCAAAAGGATAATCTTCGAAGTATTCTCCGTAAGCTAATGGCTTTATCAGAATAACTCTTTTTTCAGACTCCTGTTTCACTCCCTTACTCTCCACCTCTATACCCAGTGAATTTTTCATATTTTCAAGAGTACTCCACACCTCAGGTGGAAAAAATATTTTTGTATGTATAGGATATTGTATTTTTTTACACAGTTCTATATCTTCATAGAGTGATGCAAGTGCACCTGTATCATCTAATGTAAAATTATTTAAAAAATTTTTTTTATCCAAAATTTACCGCCTTATAAATTTATTTTAATTTAGACTCAAGCCCCATTTCACGGTTTTTAAAGAGGAGTCATTATATTGATTTTATCTTATTTGTATGTTAAAATCAAATCACTTTATAAGCACAGGAAAGGTGATAAAAAAAAATGAACAGAATAGAAAGAAAATATCTGGCACCAAATGCTATAACAGCTGCTAACATGCTCTTAGGATATATAAGCATTACCATGTCCATTAAAGGCAATTTTACACAAGCTGCATGGTTTATTGTACTTGCAATGGTCTGTGACGG
This window encodes:
- a CDS encoding RNA-binding protein, translated to MDKKNFLNNFTLDDTGALASLYEDIELCKKIQYPIHTKIFFPPEVWSTLENMKNSLGIEVESKGVKQESEKRVILIKPLAYGEYFEDYPFAYFEIRGGSKFKELEHRHFLAAIMGLGIKREMLGDLIVKEGVCYGVIFRDLFNFLENNLKVIGKIKVEVSETEEKNIPEMEFEEITYLVSSLRLDSIVAAITEKSRSQATELIREGTVSLNYSVRREKDASIKDGDIITVRRKGKFIFEKVTGVSKKGKQRVVLKKYK